One window of Pseudacidobacterium ailaaui genomic DNA carries:
- the lysS gene encoding lysine--tRNA ligase, with translation MFESDFERNLFALRREKLNQIAALGQQTYPNQYITTHTIPEIWAKYRAATAEELEANRVDVSVAGRIMTIRGQGKAGFAHLQQNGERLQIYVRKDDVGEETFLLYKLLDLGDHIGVTGYLFRTRTGELTIHVKTITFLAKAMLAMPEKYHGISDIELRYRQRYVDLFMNSTLNEGGPDEIHVRDVFIKRAKVLKAIRDFFDQRGYIEVETPMMQPIAGGAAARPFVTHHNALDIDLFLRIAPELYLKRLVVGGLDRVYEINRNFRNEGISTQHNPEFTMLEFYQAYANYQDLMDLTEEIVRHVAQEVNGTSITHFDGHEIDLAKWRRFSMREAIIEFWPEEAGAKPTMDDFNSDASTVALVERLRAARIHMEYKRGEPRGKTIATIFETVAEDHLIQPTIIYDFPLAVSPLSKQKPDEPDWVERFEFYIGGFELGNAFSELNDPEEQRKRFVQQLAQREHGDDEAHQMDEDYVRALAYGLPPTGGEGIGIDRLTMVLTGARSIRDVILFPLLRPQQNAEEE, from the coding sequence GTGTTTGAATCCGATTTCGAGCGGAACCTTTTTGCACTCCGCCGCGAAAAATTGAACCAGATTGCCGCACTTGGCCAGCAGACGTATCCCAATCAGTACATCACTACACACACCATCCCCGAGATATGGGCGAAATACCGTGCAGCTACCGCAGAAGAGCTTGAGGCCAACCGTGTGGATGTCTCCGTCGCCGGGCGCATCATGACGATTCGCGGACAGGGCAAAGCCGGATTCGCCCATCTTCAACAGAATGGCGAACGTCTGCAAATCTACGTCCGCAAAGACGACGTGGGCGAAGAGACCTTCCTGCTCTACAAGCTGCTCGACCTCGGCGACCACATCGGGGTTACCGGATATCTCTTCCGCACCCGCACTGGCGAGTTGACCATTCACGTCAAAACCATCACCTTCCTCGCCAAGGCCATGCTGGCCATGCCGGAAAAGTACCACGGCATCTCAGATATTGAACTGCGCTACCGTCAGCGCTATGTGGACCTCTTCATGAACAGCACGCTGAATGAAGGCGGCCCCGATGAAATCCACGTGCGCGACGTCTTTATCAAACGGGCCAAGGTGCTGAAAGCCATCCGTGACTTTTTTGATCAGCGCGGCTACATCGAAGTGGAAACACCCATGATGCAGCCCATCGCCGGAGGGGCCGCTGCACGCCCGTTCGTTACGCACCACAATGCGCTCGATATCGATCTCTTCCTGCGCATTGCGCCGGAGCTGTATCTCAAGCGTTTGGTCGTAGGCGGCTTAGATCGCGTCTACGAGATCAACCGCAATTTCCGGAATGAAGGCATTTCAACCCAGCACAATCCTGAATTCACCATGCTGGAGTTTTATCAGGCCTATGCCAACTACCAGGATCTGATGGACCTTACGGAAGAAATCGTCCGGCACGTGGCCCAGGAGGTCAATGGCACCAGCATTACACATTTCGATGGGCACGAGATTGATCTGGCGAAGTGGCGGCGATTTTCGATGCGCGAAGCCATCATCGAGTTCTGGCCAGAAGAAGCGGGCGCAAAACCGACAATGGACGACTTTAACAGCGATGCGTCCACAGTTGCTCTGGTTGAACGTCTGCGCGCAGCCCGAATTCACATGGAATACAAGCGCGGCGAACCACGCGGCAAGACCATTGCTACGATCTTTGAAACGGTGGCGGAAGACCACCTGATCCAACCCACTATCATTTACGACTTTCCTCTTGCCGTCTCGCCGCTTTCCAAGCAGAAACCTGATGAGCCAGACTGGGTCGAACGGTTTGAGTTTTACATCGGCGGGTTCGAACTGGGCAATGCATTTAGCGAGCTAAACGATCCTGAAGAACAGCGGAAACGATTTGTGCAGCAGCTCGCACAGCGCGAACACGGCGACGATGAAGCACACCAGATGGACGAGGACTATGTCCGCGCCCTTGCCTATGGCCTGCCGCCCACAGGAGGCGAAGGGATCGGCATTGACCGCCTTACAATGGTCCTGACTGGGGCGCGCTCGATTCGCGATGTGATTCTCTTCCCGCTCCTGCGACCACAGCAAAACGCAGAGGAGGAATAA
- a CDS encoding ATP synthase subunit I, with amino-acid sequence MTESGNPMFDFSDADLKSALQRSLKATAIAGVVIAVVLAIAFGWQTGVLLLVGAAVSVTGIWEWQRLVAFINARLDNQRPSAGAGRVVAMFILRLILAGAALYLSLKYLNGSVYALIGGLGLAVLVLTIEAVRLIRS; translated from the coding sequence GTGACAGAGAGCGGCAATCCAATGTTTGATTTCAGCGATGCGGACCTGAAGTCTGCCCTTCAGCGATCCCTGAAGGCGACAGCCATTGCGGGGGTCGTCATCGCCGTTGTACTCGCCATTGCATTTGGCTGGCAGACGGGAGTTCTGCTGCTGGTCGGCGCAGCGGTTTCTGTGACTGGAATCTGGGAGTGGCAGCGGCTGGTGGCCTTTATCAATGCCCGTTTGGACAATCAGAGGCCGTCGGCGGGGGCGGGCCGCGTGGTCGCTATGTTTATTCTGCGCTTAATTTTGGCTGGCGCCGCGCTTTATCTTAGTCTAAAGTATTTAAATGGATCGGTTTACGCGCTGATTGGTGGGCTGGGGCTGGCAGTCCTGGTCTTGACAATAGAAGCGGTGCGCCTGATACGGTCTTA
- a CDS encoding SDR family oxidoreductase, which produces MSELNGQVAVVTGAARGIGEAISRRLAAMGATVVLASRDLTQLDRVKLAIQSKGGVAETAHLDLLDERSVQHLAASIKERHHRCDILVNNAGIGLSARPLHETSPAEWDMIMATNLRGPYLMVRALAPMMIAAGSGHIVNISSLAGHNPLPNGAAYAASKWGLNGLTYSLAEELRPHNIRVSVIAPGSVNTGFSVSSGKDPGRKIQPDDVAHVVAMLVTQAPQSFVSEVLLRPTQKP; this is translated from the coding sequence ATGTCAGAACTCAATGGACAAGTTGCAGTAGTGACCGGGGCTGCGCGCGGCATCGGAGAAGCCATCAGCCGGCGTCTTGCTGCTATGGGAGCAACCGTCGTACTTGCCTCGCGAGACCTCACACAACTGGACCGCGTGAAGCTTGCGATTCAGAGCAAAGGGGGAGTAGCAGAGACGGCGCATCTGGACCTGCTGGATGAGCGGTCCGTTCAGCATCTGGCCGCCTCGATCAAGGAGCGGCATCACCGCTGTGACATTCTCGTCAACAATGCAGGCATTGGCCTCTCCGCACGGCCACTGCACGAAACTTCTCCGGCAGAGTGGGACATGATTATGGCGACAAACCTGCGAGGCCCCTATCTGATGGTCCGTGCATTGGCGCCGATGATGATTGCAGCTGGCTCCGGGCATATTGTAAACATCTCTTCCCTTGCAGGGCACAACCCATTGCCCAACGGGGCCGCCTATGCTGCATCGAAATGGGGGCTGAACGGACTGACCTATTCTCTTGCTGAGGAGCTGCGTCCGCATAACATTCGCGTTTCCGTGATAGCGCCTGGATCGGTGAATACGGGCTTCAGTGTAAGCAGTGGGAAGGATCCGGGCCGGAAGATCCAGCCAGATGACGTGGCCCATGTTGTGGCCATGCTGGTCACACAAGCGCCCCAGTCTTTTGTGAGTGAAGTCCTGCTGCGTCCGACACAAAAGCCCTAA
- a CDS encoding AtpZ/AtpI family protein, producing MDTLLRAEKLTQIAVILPAAVFVGWVIGGALDKWLHQNWIYIVGILLGAIAGFVQVFRLVSSTGKEIR from the coding sequence ATGGACACACTGCTGCGGGCCGAAAAGCTGACGCAGATTGCCGTCATCTTGCCGGCTGCGGTCTTTGTGGGCTGGGTGATTGGCGGCGCGCTCGACAAGTGGTTGCATCAGAATTGGATTTACATTGTGGGCATACTTCTGGGGGCGATTGCTGGCTTTGTCCAGGTCTTCCGACTCGTATCGAGCACAGGGAAAGAGATTCGGTGA